A region of Toxorhynchites rutilus septentrionalis strain SRP chromosome 1, ASM2978413v1, whole genome shotgun sequence DNA encodes the following proteins:
- the LOC129762186 gene encoding uncharacterized protein LOC129762186, with protein MRLLLGLTLSLGIICNAALAHYSGPFLLWGVNELKDIEVPALGELDDKFLRDVYSSAAAVVVFLRNGTTKLNDDNFPSFRRIIEKHEYVYSSQQELVSNPLDYNVNAEIINLVGSPSQQDVELSALYRDSVGNYGERKVLGILANRWDEPHHGLHKREANGETVAESASSTTPAAPTEEPEIDDAIYLVYKKGLIYINSPPRINTTDGFYTLNKHTVATSDSRGKEFRIDVKFQVEDTIKLTLKFRFDIGSGYWTMPKVDVELIDTKNSDWTKNYELDIEGDAPYAPTNFSYSCSRPLVFRNGTTVLTLENIQVQPTGLNGTRFGPAWDCIGFTTVPIWSGIFVTTIMAVALAVAICAILDIKPPNRFESRTGKQLTFTVQE; from the exons ATGCGGCTTTTACTGGGACTGACGTTGTCCTTGGGCATAATTTGTAACGCCGCGCTCGCCCATTACAGTGGACCATTCCTGTTGTGGGGTGTCAACGAGTTGAAGGATATCGAAGTGCCAGCGTTGGGAGAACTGGACGATAAGTTTCTACGAGATGTATATTCCAGCGCTGCCGCGGTGGTAGTTTTCCTACGCAACGGAACCACTAAACTGAACGATGACAATTTCCCCAGTTTCCGGAGAATAATCGAAAAGCATGAATATGTCTATAGCTCACAGCAGGAGTTGGTATCGAACCCGCTAGATTACAATGTCAACGCAGAG ATCATTAATCTCGTTGGTTCGCCCTCGCAGCAGGACGTGGAACTGTCCGCACTTTATCGTGACTCGGTTGGCAACTATGGCGAGCGCAAGGTGCTGGGAATTTTGGCAAATCGATGGGACGAACCGCATCACGGGTTGCATAAACGTGAAGCCAATGGGGAAACAGTGGCAGAATCCGCGAGTAGTACCACACCGGCCGCACCTACCGAAGAGCCGGAAATCGATGATGCGATTTATCTTGTCTATAAGAAGGGGTTGATTTACATCAACTCTCCGCCCCGTATCAATACCACCGATGGTTTCTATACGCTCAACAAACACACTGTTGCAACATCCGACTCGAGAGGAAAGGAATTCAGAATTGATGTCAAATTTCAAGTAGAGGACACAATAAAG TTGACTCTCAAATTCCGATTCGATATTGGCTCGGGATACTGGACAATGCCAAAGGTGGACGTCGAACTGATCGACACCAAGAACTCGGATTGGACCAAGAACTATGAGCTGGATATCGAAGGGGATGCACCTTATGCACCGACAAACTTCTCGTACTCCTGCTCGCGGCCACTGGTCTTCCGCAATGGAACCACCGTGCTAACCTTGGAGAATATTCAG GTCCAACCGACGGGGCTTAATGGCACTAGGTTTGGCCCTGCATGGGACTGCATCGGATTCACGACGGTCCCTATTTGGAGCGGTATCTTTGTGACGACGATCATGGCGGTAGCGCTGGCGGTCGCTATCTGTGCCATACTGGACATTAAACCACCGAACCGGTTCGAGTCCCGCACCGGCAAGCAGCTCACGTTCACCGTTCAGGAGTAA